In one window of Desulfurobacteriaceae bacterium DNA:
- the nrdD gene encoding anaerobic ribonucleoside-triphosphate reductase, with product MEVAKRVKAKIFVNGDPTSKRVFLTSGFQAPFQEGDLLKQIDVNSHFQSYATGGSIFHIFTAEEMKPEEQEKLIFGIIENFPIQYLTKTPFLTTCNSCGHKMVG from the coding sequence ATGGAAGTAGCTAAGAGGGTAAAAGCAAAAATTTTTGTAAATGGGGATCCAACTTCAAAAAGGGTTTTCTTAACTTCTGGGTTTCAGGCTCCTTTTCAAGAGGGAGATCTTCTAAAACAAATAGATGTTAACTCTCACTTTCAATCTTATGCTACTGGTGGAAGTATTTTCCACATTTTCACTGCTGAGGAGATGAAACCGGAAGAACAGGAAAAGTTAATCTTCGGAATTATTGAAAACTTTCCTATCCAATATCTAACAAAGACTCCTTTTCTAACAACTTGCAATTCCTGTGGACATAAGATGGTGGGTAG